CCAGGCAATCAGACGAGTCCATTAACTGCCTTAACTCTGCTTTATTTTTCCAGCCTAAAATTTTTATATATTTATTCGTTTTAGCCAATTGCCCGGCTTTTTTTAATTTTGAACCGGTTCCGGCTATGATTAACTCAAAACCGCAACGGCCGAAATTTTGGCAGAGGATGGAAAAAGACTTTATTAGGAAAAATATCCCTTTGTGCTTTTCTATTTGCCCCGCATATAAAAAGCGAAAGACTTTATTTGCCTCACCCCCCGCCCCTCTCCTGTCCAGGAAAGGGGAGATGGAGAAATCGGGAACTGGATTAGGTAAAATAATCTTTCTGGATTGGCTAAAAAAGTTTTTTTCTTCGTGAAGTTTTAAAAGCCATTTTGAAGGCGAAATTATCATATCCGGCGAAGAAAAAAGACAGCGGCAAAGACCGGCATACATTTTCGCCGGAAAACTTTTTATTTGTTTTTCTTTATGGCAAAGCATCAAGCCGGAAGGATGAAGGAGCTGGATATCGTGCAGGATATGGATATGTTTTATTTTTAAAGATTTTATAACCTTAGGAATTAAATAACCCAAGCCCTTTAAATTATGGGTTATAACCATATCAGGTCCTTCCTTTTTTAAGATGGATTTTACCCTTAAATAATTGCCAAAATCAAGCATATCAAGCAGGTGCCAGGGCAGGCGGAGTATTTTGGGAATTTTTTTTAGATTATAATAAAATCCTTTAAGATAATAAATTTTTTGTTGCGTGTTGCGCGTTATGCGTTGCGCGAAAAACGGTTTTGTCGTTATTATAAAAATTTCGTGGCCGGCTTGAGCCAGGCCCTCTGCCTGCAGTTCCATTATGCGTTCGGCTCCACCCCGATTATAGGGTTTGTACAAATTATTTATTAAGCAGATTTTCATACTTTACAAATTACGAATCTATTACGAATTTACAAATTATACACAAATATCACAAACAAATAAAATACTAATATAGGAATAATGTTAATGGAATTAATAATACGAATATTTATTTTAGTTGAGTTTATATTTTAGCAAACAAAAAGACGCTTTAAAATACTTCAATTAATTTTGTTTTTATTTTTTCAGAATCATATTTTTCCGTCGCCAAAGTTCTCGCTTCCCGCCCCATTTCTTTTCTTTTTTTTTCATTAGATAAAATCTCCTCCATTTTATTTTTAAGGTCTTCCTCATCCCCCGGTTTTGCCAATAATCCTTGTTTGCCGTTGGCAAAAACCGTTCTTACGCCAGGCAAATCCGAGGCAATCATCGGCAAGCCGGAAGCCATAGCTTCCAGCAAAACTAAACCAAAGGCTTCGTTTTTATTTATTGAAGGCAAAACAAATAAATCGGCCTGTTGGTAGATGGAAGGTAGTTTTTGGTCGGGAATTTTCCCTAAAAATTTTACCCGGTTATTTATGTTCAGTTTCTTGGCTAGATTTTCATATTTTTTTCTAAGGTCGCCATCACCCACAATCAGTAGTTCCCAATTTTTTTTAAATAATTTTGAGATAGCTTTCAGCAAGACATCAACACCCTTGAAATAATGAGCTTTATCCAGTCCGCCGACAAATAAAATTTTTGCGGAATTTGACGGGGATTCTTGGAAATCCTTTGGTCTAAATTTTTTTGTGTCCACCCCGAAAGGAATTTCTTTGAATTTTTCCGGATATTTTTTATAAATTTCAGCCAAGCTGCTATTTTTTATATAATCTAAGCTGGCGCAGGTGATTGAGTCAGCTTTTTTAAAAAGAGAATTTCTAATTATTTCAGCCGGCAGAGAGAGAATTTTGGCAAAAGGGGAGAGGCCGGCCACGTCCATGTGGAAATGGACAATGAGCTTAAATTTTTTAGGCCAAATAGTTTTTGCCAGCCAAACCACTTCAGCCGCGCCGAAAAATGGGTAATTAAGGTGAATAATATCAAAATCAGGAAGTTTAAAAAACAGTTGCGGCAAAAAAACTCCCAAGCCCATTCTTAGCCAGGGTTTGAGGAGGGTAATTTTAAAATTATTTTTTTCTGCGGTTGGTTGACCGTAGTCGGGGGTGAAAACAGTTATTTCGTTGCCGGCATCGGCTAAAATTTCGGAAAAATCGCGGGCCACATTAGCTATGCCGCCCTTATATGGAGGAAAAGCGCAGACAATTTGGGCAATT
This portion of the Patescibacteria group bacterium genome encodes:
- a CDS encoding glycosyltransferase, yielding MKICLINNLYKPYNRGGAERIMELQAEGLAQAGHEIFIITTKPFFAQRITRNTQQKIYYLKGFYYNLKKIPKILRLPWHLLDMLDFGNYLRVKSILKKEGPDMVITHNLKGLGYLIPKVIKSLKIKHIHILHDIQLLHPSGLMLCHKEKQIKSFPAKMYAGLCRCLFSSPDMIISPSKWLLKLHEEKNFFSQSRKIILPNPVPDFSISPFLDRRGAGGEANKVFRFLYAGQIEKHKGIFFLIKSFSILCQNFGRCGFELIIAGTGSKLKKAGQLAKTNKYIKILGWKNKAELRQLMDSSDCL
- a CDS encoding glycosyltransferase family 4 protein; its protein translation is MKIAQIVCAFPPYKGGIANVARDFSEILADAGNEITVFTPDYGQPTAEKNNFKITLLKPWLRMGLGVFLPQLFFKLPDFDIIHLNYPFFGAAEVVWLAKTIWPKKFKLIVHFHMDVAGLSPFAKILSLPAEIIRNSLFKKADSITCASLDYIKNSSLAEIYKKYPEKFKEIPFGVDTKKFRPKDFQESPSNSAKILFVGGLDKAHYFKGVDVLLKAISKLFKKNWELLIVGDGDLRKKYENLAKKLNINNRVKFLGKIPDQKLPSIYQQADLFVLPSINKNEAFGLVLLEAMASGLPMIASDLPGVRTVFANGKQGLLAKPGDEEDLKNKMEEILSNEKKRKEMGREARTLATEKYDSEKIKTKLIEVF